One window of the Lysobacter sp. S4-A87 genome contains the following:
- a CDS encoding ferritin-like domain-containing protein produces the protein MDGMFMGGSLFTAARACLDASTPDDKLALTFAAAEAFARGELVIDEAAPEPEPIRMPGRPERPLLVHPRDLPRRGFGTADGRAAFIHAIAHIEFNAIDLAWDAAYRFRGMPLDFHADWVGVAADEARHFAMLRARLREFGRDYGDFDAHNGLWEMAEKTAHDGLARMALVPRVLEARGLDVTPAMIVKLRSLGDGATADILEVILREEVAHVAAGSRWFRWYCERAGVAPAPRFRELLAEYARAVLYGPFNHSARSAAGFDDEELAALEKLAG, from the coding sequence ATGGACGGCATGTTCATGGGCGGCTCGCTGTTCACTGCCGCCCGCGCCTGCCTGGATGCGTCCACGCCGGACGACAAACTGGCGCTGACCTTCGCCGCGGCGGAGGCCTTCGCCCGCGGCGAGCTGGTCATTGACGAGGCGGCGCCCGAGCCGGAACCGATCCGGATGCCTGGGCGTCCGGAACGACCGCTTCTGGTGCATCCGCGTGACCTTCCCAGGCGTGGTTTCGGCACCGCCGATGGGCGCGCGGCGTTCATCCACGCCATCGCCCATATCGAGTTCAACGCGATCGACCTTGCGTGGGACGCGGCGTATCGCTTCCGCGGCATGCCGCTCGACTTCCATGCCGACTGGGTGGGCGTTGCCGCCGACGAGGCGCGGCACTTCGCGATGCTGCGCGCGCGCCTGCGCGAGTTCGGTCGCGACTACGGCGATTTCGATGCCCACAACGGCCTGTGGGAAATGGCCGAGAAGACCGCGCACGATGGCCTGGCGAGGATGGCGCTGGTGCCGCGCGTGCTGGAAGCGCGCGGCCTCGACGTGACGCCGGCGATGATCGTCAAGTTGCGCTCGCTGGGCGACGGCGCGACGGCCGACATTCTGGAAGTGATCCTGCGCGAGGAGGTTGCCCACGTTGCGGCGGGTTCGCGCTGGTTCCGCTGGTATTGCGAGCGTGCCGGCGTGGCGCCTGCACCGCGGTTCCGCGAGTTGCTGGCGGAGTACGCGCGGGCGGTGCTGTATGGGCCGTTCAATCATTCCGCGCGCAGTGCGGCAGGGTTTGATGATGAGGAGCTGGCTGCGCTGGAGAAGCTGGCGGGGTAG
- the gltX gene encoding glutamate--tRNA ligase: MSCRTRFAPSPTGYLHIGGARTALYCWLEARRRGGQFILRVEDTDRERSTQAAIDAILEAMDWLGLDYDEGPIYQTQRLDRYREVAEQMVAAGTAYYAYETKDELEAMREAAMAAGDKPRYNGAYRERNAGYRDDPNRVIRFKNPLDGVVAWDDKVKGRIEIANGELDDLVIFRSDGYPTYNFAVVVDDLDMGITDVVRGDDHVNNTPRQINIYRALGAQVPHFAHLPMILDPEGAKLSKRTGAADVMQYRDMGYLPHALLNYLVRLGWSHGDQEVFSIAEMTGLFDLKDVNSKASRLDPAKLGWLNQQYLKADDPAEVGEHLQWHLRHQGYDLDKGPAAKDVVIALRDRVQTLKEMAERAAVWFQPLTHYDDAAVAKHLVAAAHAPLADARERLARLSQWSAESVSAALHETAEELAIGMGKVAQPLRVAITGTQVSPDISQTVYLAGQGEAVARIDAALAKLPAGA, from the coding sequence ATGAGCTGCCGTACCCGTTTTGCCCCCAGTCCCACCGGCTACCTGCACATCGGCGGCGCTCGCACCGCGCTGTACTGCTGGCTGGAAGCGCGGCGCCGCGGCGGTCAGTTCATCCTGCGCGTGGAGGACACCGACCGCGAGCGCAGCACCCAGGCCGCGATCGACGCGATCCTGGAGGCGATGGACTGGCTCGGCCTGGACTACGACGAGGGCCCGATCTACCAGACCCAGCGCCTGGATCGTTACCGCGAGGTCGCCGAGCAGATGGTTGCGGCAGGCACCGCCTATTACGCCTACGAGACCAAGGACGAGCTCGAAGCGATGCGCGAGGCGGCCATGGCCGCCGGCGACAAGCCGCGTTACAACGGCGCCTACCGCGAGCGCAACGCCGGATACCGGGACGATCCCAACCGCGTCATCCGCTTCAAGAATCCGCTCGACGGCGTGGTGGCATGGGATGACAAGGTCAAGGGCCGCATCGAGATTGCCAACGGCGAGCTCGACGACCTGGTGATCTTCCGTTCCGATGGCTATCCCACCTACAACTTCGCCGTCGTCGTCGACGACCTCGACATGGGCATCACCGATGTCGTGCGCGGCGATGACCACGTCAACAACACGCCGCGCCAGATCAACATCTATCGTGCCCTGGGCGCGCAGGTGCCGCATTTCGCCCACCTGCCGATGATCCTCGACCCGGAAGGCGCCAAGCTGTCCAAGCGCACCGGTGCCGCCGACGTCATGCAGTACCGCGACATGGGCTACCTGCCGCACGCGCTGCTCAACTACCTGGTGCGGCTGGGCTGGTCGCACGGCGACCAGGAAGTGTTCTCGATCGCGGAGATGACCGGGCTGTTCGACCTCAAGGACGTCAATTCAAAGGCCTCGCGCCTGGATCCGGCCAAGCTCGGCTGGCTCAACCAGCAGTACCTCAAGGCCGACGATCCGGCCGAGGTCGGCGAGCACCTGCAATGGCACCTGCGCCATCAGGGCTACGACCTGGACAAGGGGCCGGCGGCGAAGGACGTCGTGATCGCCCTGCGTGACCGCGTGCAGACCCTCAAGGAGATGGCCGAGCGCGCCGCGGTGTGGTTCCAGCCGCTGACGCACTACGACGATGCCGCGGTTGCCAAGCACCTGGTTGCAGCCGCGCACGCGCCGCTGGCCGACGCCCGCGAGCGCCTGGCACGCCTGTCGCAGTGGAGCGCCGAGAGCGTGTCGGCGGCCCTGCACGAGACCGCCGAGGAACTCGCCATCGGCATGGGCAAGGTCGCCCAGCCGCTGCGCGTGGCCATCACCGGCACCCAGGTCAGCCCGGACATCTCCCAGACCGTCTACCTGGCGGGGCAGGGCGAGGCGGTGGCGCGCATCGACGCGGCCCTTGCAAAACTGCCGGCCGGGGCCTAA
- a CDS encoding SPOR domain-containing protein, with the protein MEPALKQRLIGATVLVALAVIFLPMLIKGPAPESGASDVPLKLPDAPQGEFETRELPLVTPGQAPQGGAVGMDAGDADKLPTVDTTTTTATAPAPDDTTSPAGTAGGNFAVSFGSYASTGDADRVVRALASAQLPGYQEAAPASGGRTLYRVRIGPYATQAEAEAARLQSARVRSDVGAKVVTLDADAAAPAPAAQTAAVESAPAVSAAVPLADSTPAARPAPLPPEPAKPVKPAAEAPAKPVAKPAPTTVASAAPAAAPARPAAADTGFAVQLGAFGSAEEAAKLRDRARAAGFSAFVEQVRTDKGVLNRVRVGPVASRADADQLKGQVAAKLGVSGIVRPHP; encoded by the coding sequence ATGGAACCTGCCCTGAAACAGCGACTGATCGGCGCGACGGTACTGGTCGCGCTGGCGGTGATCTTCCTGCCAATGCTGATCAAGGGCCCGGCGCCCGAAAGCGGAGCCTCCGACGTTCCCCTCAAGCTTCCCGATGCCCCGCAGGGCGAATTCGAGACGCGCGAGCTGCCGCTGGTCACCCCGGGCCAGGCGCCGCAGGGCGGGGCAGTGGGGATGGACGCAGGCGACGCCGACAAGTTGCCGACGGTCGATACCACGACCACCACGGCGACCGCACCCGCACCCGATGACACCACGTCGCCCGCCGGTACCGCCGGTGGCAACTTCGCCGTGAGCTTCGGCAGTTACGCCTCCACGGGCGACGCCGACCGCGTAGTGAGGGCGCTGGCCTCCGCGCAGCTGCCCGGATACCAGGAAGCCGCGCCGGCCAGTGGCGGCCGCACCCTTTACCGCGTCCGCATCGGACCGTACGCAACCCAGGCCGAGGCCGAGGCCGCGCGCCTGCAGTCGGCGCGCGTGCGCAGCGACGTTGGTGCCAAGGTCGTGACCCTGGATGCAGATGCCGCAGCGCCGGCACCGGCCGCGCAGACCGCTGCCGTGGAATCCGCGCCTGCGGTTTCGGCGGCGGTGCCGCTGGCCGACTCGACGCCGGCAGCGCGCCCGGCGCCGCTGCCGCCGGAGCCGGCCAAACCGGTCAAGCCCGCCGCCGAGGCCCCGGCCAAGCCGGTCGCCAAGCCGGCACCGACGACCGTGGCCAGCGCCGCCCCCGCGGCAGCGCCGGCCCGCCCTGCGGCTGCCGATACCGGCTTTGCGGTCCAGCTGGGTGCCTTCGGCAGTGCCGAGGAGGCAGCCAAGCTGCGTGATCGCGCCCGCGCGGCCGGGTTCAGCGCCTTCGTCGAGCAGGTCCGGACCGACAAGGGCGTGCTGAACCGGGTCCGTGTCGGGCCGGTGGCCAGTCGCGCCGATGCCGACCAGCTCAAGGGTCAGGTCGCGGCGAAGCTGGGCGTCAGCGGCATTGTCCGACCGCATCCCTGA
- a CDS encoding MarR family winged helix-turn-helix transcriptional regulator, translating into MQSPPPPPSQCTCFRLRKLARLVSQRYDRELAQVGININQYSILRRAAATPRAVGELARELGMDRTTLSRDLKPLAASGWVETVSGEDARQRLIRVTASGKRVVARAQPIWRRAQDAIEASIGVDHISALNAQLDGATHSLDTGAAA; encoded by the coding sequence ATGCAATCGCCCCCGCCCCCGCCCAGCCAATGCACCTGCTTCCGCCTGCGCAAGCTGGCGCGCCTGGTCAGCCAGCGCTACGACCGTGAACTCGCGCAGGTCGGCATCAACATCAACCAGTACTCGATCCTGCGCCGTGCCGCGGCGACACCACGCGCGGTCGGTGAACTGGCGCGCGAGCTCGGCATGGACCGCACCACCCTCAGTCGTGACCTCAAGCCCCTCGCCGCCTCGGGCTGGGTCGAGACGGTCAGCGGCGAAGACGCACGCCAACGCCTGATCAGGGTCACCGCCAGCGGCAAGCGCGTGGTTGCCCGCGCCCAACCCATCTGGCGCCGGGCCCAGGACGCCATCGAAGCCAGCATCGGTGTCGACCACATCAGCGCCCTGAACGCACAACTCGACGGCGCGACCCACTCGCTCGACACCGGAGCTGCTGCATGA
- the lpxH gene encoding UDP-2,3-diacylglucosamine diphosphatase: MTTLFISDLHLDAERPQITQLFGQFIRNEARGSDALYILGDLFEAWVGDDDPSDTGAFVASELHALNQSGVPVYFIRGNRDFLLGEDFARRAGARILPDPSVVMLYGKPTLVMHGDLLCTDDVAYQQFRAQTRHPQWQAQFLSQPLAARIAFAQQARAASKAHQSGLKTQGTMEAITDVAPATVASTFSRFGIDMMIHGHTHRPAMHELDVDGHACLRIVLGDWYDQGSVLRVNADGYDLQAIS; encoded by the coding sequence ATGACCACTTTGTTCATCTCCGACCTCCACCTCGACGCCGAGCGTCCGCAGATTACCCAGCTGTTTGGCCAGTTCATCCGCAACGAAGCCCGTGGTTCCGATGCGCTCTACATCCTTGGCGACCTGTTCGAGGCCTGGGTGGGCGACGACGATCCGTCCGACACCGGCGCCTTCGTCGCCAGCGAGCTGCACGCCCTGAACCAGTCCGGCGTGCCGGTGTATTTCATCCGCGGCAATCGCGACTTCCTGCTCGGCGAGGACTTCGCGCGTCGCGCCGGCGCGCGGATCCTGCCGGACCCGTCGGTGGTGATGCTGTACGGAAAACCGACGCTGGTGATGCACGGCGACCTGCTGTGCACCGACGATGTCGCCTACCAGCAGTTCCGCGCGCAGACGCGACATCCGCAGTGGCAGGCGCAGTTCCTGTCGCAGCCGCTGGCGGCGCGCATCGCCTTCGCCCAGCAGGCGCGCGCGGCGAGCAAGGCGCACCAGAGCGGGCTCAAGACCCAGGGCACGATGGAAGCGATCACCGATGTCGCCCCTGCCACGGTGGCGAGCACGTTCAGCCGGTTCGGCATCGACATGATGATCCACGGCCATACCCATCGCCCGGCGATGCACGAGCTGGATGTCGATGGACATGCGTGCCTGCGCATCGTGCTTGGCGACTGGTACGACCAGGGCTCGGTGCTGCGCGTGAATGCCGACGGCTACGACTTGCAGGCGATTTCGTAG
- a CDS encoding ribonuclease E inhibitor RraB, with protein MHELRRMMIPDDENGQVLRQMLDDGDDLDVPRGIEFFHVFAEQSDADAFVEAAAALPDLMVEDAEVDDEGVWQVCVIRVMAPSHAAITALELQLGELAESHRGFADGWGCPPADETAH; from the coding sequence ATGCACGAACTGCGCCGCATGATGATCCCCGACGACGAGAACGGCCAGGTGCTGCGGCAGATGCTCGACGACGGCGACGACCTCGATGTGCCGCGTGGAATCGAGTTCTTCCACGTGTTCGCCGAGCAGAGCGATGCCGATGCCTTTGTCGAAGCGGCCGCGGCCTTGCCCGACCTGATGGTCGAGGACGCCGAGGTCGACGACGAAGGCGTATGGCAGGTGTGCGTGATTCGGGTGATGGCGCCATCGCACGCGGCCATTACCGCGCTGGAACTGCAGCTGGGCGAGCTGGCCGAGTCGCACCGCGGCTTTGCCGACGGCTGGGGCTGCCCACCGGCAGACGAAACCGCGCACTGA
- a CDS encoding MFS transporter, with amino-acid sequence MSTTTHSVGRYWPLVLAATAMLMITMGVRQSLGLFVAPIGRGTGMGVAQISFALAVGQFVWGAVQPVFGAIADQRGPGRVLVFGGLLLALGMALAPVLNASWGLLLTVGVLSAAGAGAGSFSILIGATARHMPAEKRSMAAGVINAGGSFGQFLFAPLVQAVISAAGWAAAMWTLALSALATLPLAWPLRRRDGNDAASQPQSATGMGLRQQLHIALRDRSYWLLHVGFFTCGVHIAFLVTHLPGEIALCGLPASVSAVSLALIGLFNVAGSLGAGWLGQRYRMKYLLAAMYASRAVMIAIYLVSPPTPLTFFVFSAGLGLTWLATVPPTAGLVGKLFGPRYLGTLFGLTLLSHQLGGFFGAWIGGLVMERFGDYTWMWYADMVLAAAAAVANLPIRESRPVLQAAAA; translated from the coding sequence ATGAGCACCACCACCCACTCCGTCGGCCGCTACTGGCCCCTGGTGCTGGCAGCGACTGCGATGCTGATGATCACCATGGGCGTGCGCCAGTCGCTCGGACTCTTCGTTGCACCGATCGGGCGCGGCACCGGCATGGGCGTGGCACAGATAAGCTTCGCCCTCGCCGTCGGGCAGTTCGTCTGGGGCGCGGTGCAACCGGTGTTCGGCGCCATTGCCGACCAGCGCGGGCCTGGCCGGGTGCTGGTCTTTGGCGGACTGCTGCTGGCCCTGGGCATGGCGCTGGCACCGGTCCTGAATGCGTCGTGGGGCCTGCTGCTGACCGTCGGTGTGCTGTCGGCCGCCGGCGCGGGCGCGGGCAGCTTCTCGATCCTGATTGGCGCCACTGCACGGCACATGCCCGCCGAAAAACGCTCGATGGCCGCCGGTGTGATCAATGCCGGCGGTTCGTTCGGCCAGTTCCTGTTTGCGCCGCTCGTGCAGGCCGTTATCAGCGCGGCGGGCTGGGCGGCGGCAATGTGGACGCTGGCGCTCTCCGCGCTCGCGACGCTGCCGCTGGCATGGCCACTGCGTCGCCGTGACGGCAACGACGCGGCCTCGCAGCCGCAATCCGCGACCGGAATGGGTTTGCGCCAGCAATTGCACATCGCCCTGCGCGACCGCAGCTACTGGCTGCTGCATGTCGGCTTCTTCACCTGCGGCGTGCACATCGCCTTCCTGGTCACGCACCTGCCGGGCGAGATCGCCCTGTGCGGGCTGCCGGCCAGCGTATCGGCGGTATCGCTGGCATTGATCGGCCTGTTCAACGTTGCCGGCAGCCTCGGCGCGGGCTGGCTTGGCCAGCGCTACCGGATGAAGTACCTGCTCGCTGCCATGTACGCCAGTCGCGCGGTGATGATCGCGATCTACCTCGTCTCGCCACCGACGCCGCTGACGTTCTTCGTGTTCTCTGCCGGGCTCGGCCTGACCTGGCTCGCCACCGTTCCGCCCACCGCCGGACTGGTCGGCAAGCTGTTCGGTCCGCGCTACCTCGGCACGCTGTTCGGCCTGACCCTGCTGTCGCACCAGCTCGGTGGTTTCTTCGGCGCGTGGATTGGCGGCCTGGTGATGGAGCGCTTCGGCGATTACACCTGGATGTGGTACGCCGACATGGTCCTGGCGGCGGCCGCCGCAGTGGCGAACCTGCCGATCCGGGAGAGCCGGCCAGTGTTGCAGGCAGCGGCTGCATAA
- the purF gene encoding amidophosphoribosyltransferase: MCGILGIVGHNDVAAQLYDGLTVLQHRGQDAAGIATANGSKLRVHKGNGLVSEVFDAKAMSLLEGRVGIGHCRYPTAGSEGSDEAQPFYVNSPFGIALAHNGNLINTDALRREVFEQDRRNVNTESDSEVLLNVFAHELDTQKALNPEATFRAIEGVHKRCVGGFAVVATVLGLGLVAFRDPNGIRPLVLGKRQGNGQDEYAVASESVALDLLGFERVRDVRPGEAIVITPRGELFTRQCAEPRMHTPCIFEYVYFARPDSMMDEVSVHKARMRMGQKLGEKILRLRPDHDIDTVIPIPDTSRDAALEISNVLGVKYREGFIKNRYVGRTFIMPGQGERAKSVRRKLNPIPLEFRNRVVLLVDDSIVRGTTSKQIVQMARDAGARKVYLASAAPPVRYPNVYGIDMPSAEELVAHDRTDEEVQTLLGCDWLIYQDLSDLEEAVSGPKHNIEYFDSSCFNGEYVTGIEPGYFERIKQLRSDEAKKTRRA, from the coding sequence ATGTGCGGCATTCTCGGTATCGTCGGCCACAACGACGTCGCGGCGCAGCTCTACGACGGCCTGACGGTGTTGCAGCATCGTGGCCAGGACGCCGCAGGCATCGCCACCGCCAACGGCAGCAAGCTGCGTGTGCACAAGGGCAACGGTCTGGTCAGCGAAGTCTTCGACGCCAAGGCGATGAGCCTGCTCGAAGGGCGCGTGGGCATCGGCCATTGCCGTTATCCGACGGCCGGCAGCGAAGGCTCCGACGAGGCGCAGCCGTTCTACGTCAACTCGCCGTTCGGCATCGCCCTGGCCCACAACGGCAACCTGATCAACACCGACGCGCTGCGCCGCGAGGTGTTCGAGCAGGACCGCCGCAACGTCAACACCGAGTCGGACTCGGAAGTGCTGCTGAACGTCTTCGCGCATGAGCTGGACACGCAGAAGGCGCTCAACCCCGAGGCCACCTTCCGCGCCATCGAAGGCGTGCACAAGCGGTGTGTCGGCGGCTTCGCCGTGGTCGCCACCGTGCTCGGCCTGGGCCTGGTCGCCTTCCGCGATCCCAACGGCATCCGCCCGCTGGTGCTGGGCAAGCGCCAGGGCAACGGCCAGGACGAGTACGCCGTCGCCTCCGAATCGGTCGCCCTCGACCTGCTCGGTTTCGAGCGCGTGCGCGACGTGCGCCCCGGCGAGGCGATCGTGATCACCCCGCGCGGCGAGCTGTTCACGCGCCAGTGCGCCGAGCCGCGCATGCACACGCCGTGCATCTTCGAGTACGTCTACTTCGCCCGTCCCGACTCGATGATGGACGAGGTCTCGGTGCACAAGGCGCGCATGCGAATGGGCCAGAAGCTCGGCGAGAAGATCCTGCGCCTGCGTCCGGACCACGACATCGACACCGTGATCCCGATCCCGGACACCTCGCGCGACGCCGCGCTGGAAATCTCCAACGTGCTGGGCGTGAAGTACCGCGAGGGTTTCATCAAGAACCGCTACGTAGGCCGCACGTTCATCATGCCGGGGCAGGGCGAGCGCGCGAAGTCGGTGCGCCGCAAGCTCAACCCGATCCCGCTGGAATTCCGCAACCGCGTCGTGCTGCTGGTCGATGATTCGATCGTGCGCGGCACCACCTCCAAGCAGATCGTGCAGATGGCGCGCGACGCCGGCGCGCGCAAGGTCTACCTGGCCTCGGCCGCGCCGCCGGTGCGCTATCCCAATGTCTACGGCATCGACATGCCGTCGGCCGAGGAACTGGTCGCGCACGACCGCACCGACGAAGAAGTGCAGACGCTGCTGGGTTGCGACTGGCTGATCTACCAGGACCTGTCGGACCTGGAAGAGGCAGTCTCCGGGCCCAAGCACAACATCGAGTATTTCGATTCGTCGTGTTTCAACGGCGAATACGTCACCGGCATCGAGCCGGGTTACTTCGAGCGCATCAAGCAGTTGCGCTCGGATGAAGCCAAGAAGACGCGGAGGGCCTGA
- a CDS encoding transcriptional repressor has protein sequence MSQHDHACTDPKHHVHDGDAFVQEVERSCEQRGLRLTPIRAHALRLIADSGRPVKAYELLDQMKATHDAAAPPTVYRALDFLLEHGFIHKLASINAYVGCHHPGAAQHAVPFLICDRCQSATELEDERIVELLDARARALGFTAQAQTLEVHGVCADCAGKEAA, from the coding sequence ATGAGCCAACACGACCACGCCTGCACCGACCCCAAGCACCACGTCCACGATGGCGACGCCTTCGTGCAGGAGGTGGAGCGGTCGTGCGAGCAGCGCGGCCTGCGGCTTACGCCGATCCGTGCGCATGCGTTGCGCCTGATCGCCGATTCCGGGCGACCGGTCAAGGCCTACGAGCTGCTCGACCAGATGAAGGCCACGCACGATGCCGCGGCGCCGCCGACGGTGTACCGCGCGCTGGATTTCCTGCTCGAGCACGGCTTCATCCACAAGCTCGCCTCGATCAATGCCTACGTCGGCTGTCACCATCCGGGCGCGGCACAGCATGCGGTGCCGTTCCTGATCTGCGACCGCTGCCAGTCGGCGACCGAACTCGAAGACGAGCGCATCGTCGAACTGCTCGATGCGCGTGCCCGCGCGCTGGGTTTCACTGCTCAGGCGCAGACGCTGGAAGTGCATGGCGTCTGCGCAGACTGCGCCGGCAAGGAAGCGGCCTGA
- a CDS encoding CvpA family protein, with product MSAIDWVLLAVVAASALFGLMRGFVGVLASLAAWVLAGWAAFKFGAQVALLLAGDGDAGPGELLAGYALSFIGVLIVVGLVGWLVRKLVQSVGLSGLDRLLGLALGVARGAFVACALVLLLGLTAMPREAQWQQSQVLPVFVPGAQWLRTWLPDWAAAQVDLDGREQALPAPQSPGHENDQALPAPVSGA from the coding sequence ATGAGCGCGATTGACTGGGTGCTGCTGGCGGTAGTGGCGGCATCGGCGCTGTTCGGGCTGATGCGCGGCTTCGTCGGCGTGCTCGCCTCGCTGGCCGCGTGGGTGCTGGCGGGCTGGGCGGCGTTCAAGTTCGGCGCGCAGGTCGCGCTGTTGCTGGCCGGCGATGGCGACGCCGGTCCCGGTGAGCTGCTCGCCGGTTACGCATTGAGTTTCATCGGTGTGTTGATCGTGGTCGGCCTGGTGGGCTGGCTGGTACGCAAACTGGTGCAGTCGGTGGGCCTGTCCGGGCTTGACCGGCTGCTGGGCCTGGCGCTGGGTGTGGCGCGCGGTGCGTTCGTCGCCTGCGCGCTGGTCCTGCTGCTGGGCCTGACGGCGATGCCGCGCGAGGCGCAGTGGCAGCAATCGCAGGTACTGCCGGTGTTCGTGCCGGGCGCACAGTGGCTGCGCACCTGGTTGCCCGACTGGGCGGCCGCGCAAGTCGACCTGGATGGTCGTGAACAAGCACTCCCGGCGCCGCAATCGCCGGGACACGAAAACGACCAGGCGCTGCCGGCGCCGGTCAGCGGGGCCTGA
- a CDS encoding TonB-dependent receptor — MPKRFLPRRLPLVLALAVALPLSAQAADDQDTSHDHPTDLAGVEVKATPLAGTAEDLARPVEVLAGEKLDEMKANSIGETVSKLPGVQSSYFGPGVGRPIVRGFDGARVQVLSDGLGSGDVSTVSVDHAVSVEPFLADQIEVLKGPATLLYGSGAIGGAVNVVDGRIPEGVTDQPLQGRAELRGNTVNDETTGMFRLDGTSSGGGFVFHVDGLHRETGDYDIPGYPESAQRMAEEGETPDPAEKGTLPNSFVRTDSGALGVTWVGSRGFLGVGASLFNTRYGVPGAAHEHNDAAAPAPVDGEGEEGPVSISMDQHRYELRGGLDNLGPFKSLRAKVARTEYTHTEFEGEETGTVFENTSTEGRVELVHEPLLGWNGAIGLQFGQRDFEAIGAEAFVPPSRSNDGGVFWLGERAFGPVKAELGARVDRNRIDVDQATAIGPDRDFDTSSLSAALKWDINQSWHLSFGLDRAQRSPTAEELYSNGLHVATSSIELGSPELDVETANRAEIGLHWHSGPFKLGASLYHVRYDDFIYLADTGIEDVDGPVRVWTQDNARFNGAEAEASWNFADNASGDWDLRIFADFVRGELSGSGTRELSFAVPHGDHSDEYTIDLARGGNLPRIAPGRLGGELRWERGPWRASLGAVRYDKQDDVAEFETATPGYTLVDAHVAWHRDTAGGNAWELFADGSNLLDEEARVHTSFLKDVAPLPGRGVAFGVRAYF; from the coding sequence ATGCCCAAGCGCTTCTTGCCCCGACGCCTCCCCCTCGTCCTGGCCCTGGCCGTCGCCCTCCCCCTGTCAGCCCAGGCCGCCGATGACCAGGACACCAGCCACGACCATCCCACCGATCTGGCGGGCGTGGAGGTCAAGGCGACACCGCTGGCGGGCACCGCCGAGGACCTGGCAAGGCCGGTCGAGGTGCTGGCGGGCGAGAAGCTGGACGAAATGAAGGCGAACTCGATCGGCGAGACCGTGAGCAAGCTGCCCGGTGTGCAGTCGTCCTATTTCGGCCCGGGTGTCGGCCGCCCGATCGTGCGCGGCTTCGACGGCGCCCGCGTGCAGGTGCTCAGCGACGGCCTGGGTTCCGGTGACGTATCCACGGTCAGCGTCGACCATGCCGTCAGCGTGGAGCCGTTCCTGGCCGACCAGATCGAAGTCCTCAAGGGTCCGGCCACCCTGCTCTACGGCAGCGGCGCGATCGGCGGTGCGGTCAACGTCGTCGATGGCCGCATTCCCGAAGGCGTCACCGACCAGCCGCTGCAGGGCCGCGCCGAACTGCGCGGCAACACCGTCAACGACGAGACGACCGGCATGTTCCGCCTCGACGGCACGTCGTCCGGCGGCGGCTTCGTCTTCCACGTCGACGGCCTGCATCGCGAGACCGGCGATTACGACATCCCCGGTTATCCCGAGAGTGCGCAGCGCATGGCCGAAGAAGGCGAAACGCCGGATCCGGCCGAAAAAGGCACGCTGCCCAACAGCTTCGTGCGCACCGACAGCGGCGCGCTGGGCGTGACCTGGGTGGGCAGCCGCGGCTTCCTCGGCGTTGGTGCCAGCCTGTTCAACACCCGCTATGGCGTGCCGGGCGCGGCACACGAACACAACGATGCAGCGGCGCCGGCGCCTGTCGATGGCGAAGGCGAGGAAGGCCCGGTCAGTATCTCGATGGACCAGCACCGCTATGAACTGCGCGGCGGCCTCGACAACCTGGGTCCATTCAAGTCGCTGCGCGCGAAGGTTGCCCGCACCGAATACACGCACACCGAATTCGAGGGCGAGGAAACCGGCACCGTATTCGAGAACACCAGCACCGAAGGCCGCGTCGAGCTCGTCCACGAACCGCTGCTCGGCTGGAACGGCGCGATCGGCCTGCAGTTCGGCCAGCGTGACTTCGAAGCCATTGGTGCCGAAGCGTTCGTGCCGCCTTCCAGGTCCAACGACGGCGGCGTGTTCTGGCTCGGCGAGCGCGCCTTCGGCCCGGTCAAGGCCGAACTGGGCGCACGCGTCGACCGCAACCGCATCGATGTGGACCAGGCCACCGCGATTGGCCCGGACCGCGATTTCGACACCAGCAGCCTCTCGGCCGCACTGAAGTGGGACATCAACCAGTCCTGGCACCTATCGTTCGGGCTCGATCGCGCGCAGCGCTCGCCGACCGCGGAAGAGCTGTATTCCAACGGCCTGCACGTCGCCACTTCGAGCATCGAGCTGGGCTCGCCCGAGCTCGACGTCGAGACCGCCAATCGCGCCGAGATCGGGCTGCACTGGCACAGCGGCCCGTTCAAGCTCGGCGCCTCGCTCTACCACGTGCGCTACGACGACTTCATCTACCTGGCCGACACCGGCATCGAGGACGTGGATGGGCCGGTGCGGGTGTGGACCCAGGACAATGCGCGCTTCAATGGTGCCGAGGCCGAGGCCAGCTGGAACTTCGCCGACAACGCCAGCGGCGACTGGGACCTGCGGATCTTCGCCGACTTCGTGCGCGGTGAACTCAGCGGCAGCGGCACGCGCGAGCTGAGCTTTGCCGTGCCGCATGGCGACCACAGTGACGAGTACACCATCGACCTCGCCCGTGGCGGCAACCTGCCGCGCATCGCACCGGGACGGCTCGGCGGTGAGCTGCGCTGGGAGCGTGGCCCGTGGCGGGCATCGCTCGGCGCGGTGCGCTACGACAAGCAGGATGACGTAGCCGAATTCGAAACCGCGACACCGGGCTACACGCTCGTCGACGCGCATGTCGCATGGCATCGCGACACTGCGGGCGGCAACGCCTGGGAGCTGTTCGCCGACGGCAGCAACCTGCTCGACGAGGAAGCGCGCGTGCACACGTCCTTCCTCAAGGACGTCGCACCGCTGCCGGGCCGCGGCGTCGCCTTCGGCGTGCGCGCGTACTTCTGA